The Pyrococcus kukulkanii genome contains a region encoding:
- a CDS encoding adenosylcobalamin-dependent ribonucleoside-diphosphate reductase: MAVEKVMKRDGRIVPFDESRIRWAVQRAMWEVGVRDEKKLDEVVKNIVKRINELYDGKIPHIENIQDIVELELMRAGLFEVAKAYILYRKKKAEIREEKKRILNKKELDEIDKRFSINALRVLASRYLMRDENGNIVESPRELFERVAILAVIPDLLYDERVFDKDGNYGQDLKRVEYYLENFEKFDRKYSIGKYKLNKYHFERMVNLYRELAEKGKMKVSIDEFLGMLERGEFDKYEREIEEYFRLMTNQVFMPNTPALINSGRPLGMLSACFVVPIEDDMESIMKAAHDVAMIQKAGGGTGMNFSKLRPEGDIVGTTTGAASGPVSFMHLIDAVSDVIKQGGVRRGANMGILEIWHPDIEKFIHAKEKNIGTNVLANFNISVGIWQDFWEALKEGKKYPLINPRTGEVVREVDPKSLFEELAFMAWSKADPGVIFFDVINRRNVLKDAKGGPIRATNPCVTGGTRILTPEGYIKAEELFTLAKERGKKEVVAVEGITEGGEPYAYAIEVLLPGEEKVEYRTSHGAELAIADPVAVPAYVWKVGKKTVAKIKTKEGYEITATLDHKLMTPMGWKEVKDIAPGEKLLLPRFEVEEEFGSESIGEDLAFVLGWFIGDGYLNVNDKRAWFYFNAEKEEKIAWKVREILARHFGIKAEPRRYGNQIKLGVRGKAYEWIKGIVKTNDKRVPEIVFRLKPREIAAFLRGLFSADGYVDNDDAIRLTSKDRELLRDVQDLLLLFGILSKLYERPYPKEFKYTTKDGEERTYRGEAYYELVIANYSRKLFAERIGLEGHKMEKLRLKKTKIDEPIVTVESVEILGEEIVYDFTVPGKHSYISNGFMSHNCGEEPLYEYESCNLASINLAKFVKYDENGKPYFDWDEYAYVIQKVAKYLDNSIDVNKFPLPEIDYNTKLTRRIGVGMMGLADALFKLGIPYNSEEGFKFMRKVTEYLTFYAYKYSIEAAKKRGTFPLYEKSAYPRGELPVEGYYHPEIWNLPWDKLVEEIKKYGVRNAMVTTCPPTGSVSMIADTSSGIEPVYALVYKKSVTVGEFYYVDPVFEAELRRRGLYSEELLKKISDNYGSVQGIEEIPEDMQKVFVTALDIHWLDHILAQASIQMWLTDSASKTINMINEATVEDVKAAYLFAYFLGCKGVTVYRDGSLSVQVYSVEGEKKRRFKPKPSEYAKKILLEIVEKEPWIKNLVNIDNILNGRSEHLTFSLQLSKPSNTQVAKPSSPQEIPEEKIKELLGVVYCPVCYEKEGKLVELKMESGCATCPVCGWSKCVIS, from the coding sequence ATGGCAGTTGAAAAAGTGATGAAACGTGATGGCAGGATAGTTCCCTTCGATGAGTCACGTATAAGGTGGGCTGTACAAAGGGCAATGTGGGAAGTGGGAGTTAGGGACGAGAAGAAGCTTGATGAGGTTGTTAAGAATATAGTCAAGAGGATCAACGAGCTCTACGACGGAAAAATACCCCACATCGAAAATATTCAGGATATAGTTGAGCTAGAGCTAATGCGCGCTGGATTGTTTGAAGTTGCAAAGGCTTACATCCTTTATAGAAAGAAGAAGGCTGAAATAAGGGAGGAGAAAAAGAGAATCCTCAACAAGAAGGAGCTGGATGAGATCGACAAGAGGTTCTCAATAAACGCCCTTAGAGTTCTAGCATCGAGGTACCTAATGAGGGATGAGAACGGGAACATAGTGGAGAGCCCCAGGGAATTATTTGAGAGGGTTGCAATCCTCGCGGTAATTCCTGATCTCCTGTACGATGAGAGGGTTTTCGACAAGGACGGTAATTATGGGCAGGACTTAAAGAGAGTTGAATACTACCTCGAGAATTTTGAGAAGTTCGATAGAAAGTATTCTATCGGGAAGTACAAGCTGAACAAGTACCACTTCGAGAGGATGGTTAACCTCTACAGGGAGCTCGCGGAGAAGGGTAAGATGAAGGTTTCAATTGACGAGTTCCTGGGAATGCTCGAGAGGGGAGAGTTCGACAAGTACGAGAGGGAGATAGAGGAGTACTTCAGGCTGATGACAAACCAAGTCTTCATGCCCAACACTCCCGCATTAATTAACTCGGGAAGACCCCTTGGGATGCTTTCAGCTTGTTTCGTTGTGCCGATAGAGGATGACATGGAGAGCATAATGAAAGCTGCTCACGACGTTGCAATGATTCAGAAGGCTGGTGGCGGTACTGGAATGAACTTCTCCAAGCTTAGGCCTGAGGGTGATATAGTTGGGACAACAACGGGGGCTGCCTCGGGCCCTGTTTCGTTCATGCACCTCATAGATGCCGTTAGTGACGTAATCAAACAAGGAGGAGTTCGTAGGGGCGCAAATATGGGCATTCTGGAGATTTGGCACCCAGATATCGAAAAGTTTATCCACGCTAAGGAAAAGAACATTGGAACGAACGTTTTAGCTAACTTCAACATAAGCGTTGGCATCTGGCAGGACTTCTGGGAGGCCCTTAAGGAGGGCAAAAAGTATCCTCTAATAAACCCCAGGACTGGTGAGGTGGTTAGGGAGGTAGATCCAAAGTCCCTGTTTGAGGAGCTAGCGTTCATGGCCTGGAGCAAGGCTGACCCAGGAGTTATATTCTTTGACGTGATAAACAGGAGAAACGTGCTTAAAGATGCTAAGGGCGGACCGATAAGGGCCACTAACCCGTGTGTCACTGGCGGTACAAGGATCCTAACTCCAGAGGGATATATAAAAGCTGAAGAACTATTTACACTTGCTAAAGAGCGTGGAAAGAAAGAGGTAGTTGCAGTTGAGGGTATAACCGAGGGAGGCGAGCCTTACGCCTACGCCATTGAGGTTCTTCTCCCTGGAGAAGAAAAAGTTGAGTATAGAACATCTCATGGAGCCGAACTTGCAATTGCAGATCCAGTGGCTGTACCTGCATATGTATGGAAAGTTGGTAAAAAGACCGTTGCGAAGATAAAAACCAAAGAGGGGTATGAGATAACCGCAACCCTAGATCACAAGCTAATGACTCCAATGGGATGGAAAGAGGTCAAAGATATAGCTCCCGGAGAAAAGTTATTGCTACCACGTTTTGAAGTTGAAGAAGAGTTTGGAAGTGAAAGCATAGGTGAAGACTTAGCATTCGTTCTCGGTTGGTTCATTGGAGATGGATATCTTAACGTTAATGACAAACGAGCATGGTTCTACTTTAATGCTGAAAAGGAAGAGAAAATCGCATGGAAAGTCAGGGAAATATTGGCTAGACACTTTGGAATTAAGGCAGAACCTCGTCGCTATGGCAATCAGATTAAACTTGGCGTTAGAGGAAAGGCCTATGAGTGGATTAAAGGGATCGTTAAAACTAATGACAAGCGTGTTCCTGAAATTGTCTTTAGGTTAAAGCCAAGGGAGATAGCTGCATTCCTTAGGGGTCTATTTAGCGCAGATGGGTATGTCGATAATGACGATGCAATAAGACTTACTTCCAAAGATCGCGAGCTACTTAGGGATGTACAGGATCTTTTATTGCTGTTTGGGATACTCTCTAAGCTCTATGAGAGGCCATATCCAAAAGAGTTCAAATATACAACTAAAGATGGAGAGGAGAGGACATATAGGGGAGAAGCTTACTATGAACTAGTTATAGCGAACTATAGCAGAAAGCTCTTCGCAGAGAGAATAGGGCTTGAAGGACACAAAATGGAAAAGCTCCGCCTTAAGAAGACGAAGATAGACGAACCAATTGTTACCGTTGAAAGTGTTGAAATTCTTGGGGAGGAAATAGTCTATGACTTTACTGTGCCAGGAAAGCACAGCTACATAAGCAATGGCTTTATGAGTCACAATTGTGGAGAAGAGCCTCTCTACGAGTACGAATCCTGTAATCTCGCGAGCATAAACCTCGCGAAGTTCGTTAAGTACGATGAAAACGGAAAGCCGTACTTCGACTGGGATGAGTACGCTTACGTCATTCAAAAAGTTGCGAAGTACCTTGACAACTCTATCGATGTTAACAAGTTCCCTCTCCCAGAGATCGATTACAACACCAAGCTCACGAGGAGAATCGGCGTTGGAATGATGGGATTGGCTGATGCATTGTTCAAGCTTGGCATACCTTATAACAGCGAGGAAGGCTTCAAGTTCATGCGCAAGGTTACCGAGTACTTAACCTTCTACGCCTACAAGTACTCGATTGAGGCGGCAAAAAAGAGGGGAACCTTCCCGCTCTACGAGAAGTCTGCCTATCCAAGGGGCGAACTCCCAGTCGAGGGTTACTACCACCCGGAGATCTGGAACTTACCCTGGGACAAGCTAGTTGAGGAGATAAAGAAGTACGGCGTTAGAAATGCAATGGTAACCACATGCCCACCAACGGGTTCAGTTTCAATGATTGCTGACACATCAAGCGGAATTGAGCCAGTGTACGCTTTAGTCTACAAGAAATCAGTTACCGTGGGAGAGTTCTACTACGTCGATCCCGTCTTCGAGGCTGAGCTCAGGAGGAGGGGCCTCTACAGTGAAGAACTTTTGAAGAAGATAAGCGACAACTATGGTTCTGTCCAGGGAATAGAGGAGATTCCAGAGGACATGCAGAAGGTGTTCGTTACGGCTTTAGACATCCACTGGCTCGATCACATCTTGGCCCAAGCGAGCATCCAAATGTGGCTTACGGATTCCGCAAGCAAAACGATTAACATGATAAATGAAGCCACGGTTGAGGATGTGAAAGCTGCGTACCTCTTCGCGTACTTCCTTGGTTGCAAGGGTGTAACGGTCTACAGGGATGGTTCTCTCTCCGTCCAGGTGTATAGCGTTGAGGGTGAGAAGAAGAGGAGGTTCAAGCCGAAGCCTAGTGAATACGCGAAGAAGATTCTCCTTGAGATAGTGGAAAAGGAACCGTGGATAAAGAACCTTGTGAACATAGACAACATACTTAACGGCAGGAGCGAGCACTTAACTTTCTCACTCCAGCTAAGTAAGCCTAGTAATACCCAAGTAGCTAAGCCGAGCAGCCCACAGGAGATTCCAGAGGAGAAGATAAAGGAGTTATTAGGGGTAGTCTACTGTCCGGTCTGCTACGAGAAGGAAGGAAAGCTGGTTGAGCTGAAGATGGAAAGCGGTTGTGCAACCTGTCCAGTCTGCGGATGGAGCAAGTGCGTTATCTCTTGA